A single genomic interval of Ictalurus furcatus strain D&B chromosome 20, Billie_1.0, whole genome shotgun sequence harbors:
- the grk7a gene encoding rhodopsin kinase grk7a: MCDMSALDNLVANTAYLKAQGGDEKELRKRRQSLALPKPEKCETIRASVGQDFESLCELQPIGKKLFRQHLNETPEYAVAAEFLDELNDWELAEGAAKDKACTNIINQFCKEGSKSFLSCLTGEALEKCKAVTEKDFEVVMTGKVKEAVREFLKGKPFTEYTLSPLFDKFLQWKEYEKQPITEKYFYEFRTLGKGGFGEVCAVQVRNTGQMYACKKLCKKRLKKKQGEKMALLEKRILEKVNSPFIVSLAYAFETKSHLCLVMTLMNGGDLKYHIYNIGEKGIEMDRIVYYTAQITTGMMHLHAMDIVYRDMKPENVLLDSQGQCRLSDLGLAIELPAGKTTTQKAGTGAYMAPEILTDTPYRTSVDWWSLGVSIYEMVAGYTPFKGPDGKKEKVDKDEVKRRIINEEPVFEHKNFDPLTTDIILQFLKKKVDERLGCKGEDPRKHEWFKSINFPRLEAGLIPPPWLPKPNVVYAKDTGDIAEFSDVKGIEFNDKDEKLFKLFSTGAVSIPWQKEMIDTGLFDELNDPHRKESSAGLDQEKKSGTCTLL; the protein is encoded by the exons ATGTGTGACATGAGCGCTCTCGATAACCTGGTGGCCAACACGGCTTACCTGAAAGCTCAAGGCGGAGACGAGAAGGAGCTGCGGAAAAGACGCCAGAGTCTCGCCCTTCCCAAACCGGAGAAATGCGAAACCATCCGGGCGTCTGTGGGACAGGACTTCGAATCCCTGTGTGAACTCCAGCCCATCGGGAAGAAGTTATTCAGACAACATCTGAACGAGACGCCCGAGTACGCCGTCGCCGCAGAGTTCCTGGACGAGCTGAACGATTGGGAACTGGCTGAAGGCGCCGCCAAGGACAAAGCATGCACCAACATCATCAACCAATTCTGCAAGGAAGGATCCAAGAGCTTCCTGTCCTGTCTGACCGGAGAAGCTCTGGAGAAGTGCAAAGCGGTGACGGAGAAAGATTTCGAAGTGGTGATGACGGGGAAAGTGAAAGAGGCCGTCAGAGAGTTCCTCAAAGGCAAGCCGTTCACGGAGTACACGCTGAGCCCGCTCTTCGACAAGTTCCTACAGTGGAAGGAGTACGAGAAGCAGCCCATCACCGAGAAATACTTCTACGAGTTCAGGACGCTCGGGAAAGGCGGATTCGGGGAG GTTTGTGCGGTGCAGGTGAGGAACACGGGTCAGATGTACGCCTGCAAGAAGCTGTGCAAGAAGCGTCTGAAGAAGAAGCAGGGTGAGAAAATGGCCCTGCTGGAGAAGAGGATCCTGGAGAAGGTGAACAGCCCGTTCATCGTCAGCCTGGCGTACGCCTTCGAGACCAAATCCCACCTGTGTTTGGTGATGACGCTGATGAACGGCGGCGATCTGAAGTACCACATCTACAACATCGGCGAGAAAGGCATCGAGATGGACCGGATCGTTTATTACACCGCTCAGATCACTACGGGAATGATGCATCTACACGCCATGGACATCGTGTATCGAGATATGAAGCCGGAGAACGTTCTGCTGGACAGCCAGGGCCAGTGCCGACTCTCGGATCTCGGCCTCGCCATCGAGCTTCCTGCCGGAAAAACCACCACTCAGAAG gccgGGACCGGAGCGTACATGGCTCCTGAGATCCTGACCGACACGCCGTACAGGACGTCGGTGGACTGGTGGTCTCTGGGGGTCAGTATTTATGAGATGGTGGCCGGCTACACGCCGTTCAAGGGCCCCGACggcaaaaaagagaaagtggACAAAGACGAAGTAAAACGTCGCATCATCAACGAAGAGCCGGTTTTTGAGCACAAAAACTTCGATCCTCTCACCACAGACATCATCCTGCAGTTCCTGAAGAAGAAGGTGGACGAACGCCTCGGCTGCAA AGGTGAAGACCCCCGGAAGCATGAGTGGTTCAAATCGATTAATTTCCCCCGTTTAGAGGCAGGACTCATCCCTCCACCGTGGCTTCCCAAACCTAACGTCGTCTACGCTAAAGACACCGGAGACATCGCCGAGTTTTCCGACGTTAAAGGCATCGAGTTCAACGATAAGGATGAAAAGCTCTTTAAATTGTTTAGCACAGGCGCCGTTTCCATCCCCTGGCAGAAAGAGATGATCGACACCGGACTTTTCGACGAGCTTAACGACCCACACAGGAAAGAGTCTTCCGCTGGACTGGACCAGGAAAAGAAATCAGGAACGTGCACACTTCTgtga
- the LOC128624056 gene encoding probable G-protein coupled receptor 148, with product MNSSDNQPLLDMVKACVHSVMFVAVGVFTYVIAVTVRGSPHLRRNAHYLLLLQHCICLTGFNAMGGVLHGLRALRLPITRLACWILFDLQVVMARGLIFTLTLMCMCTCLSVRCPLRYEALVCTLYRWVIFVMWTLALINPVVFTALACAQHPWRYVISPDVECSTVLEGKACIISALLLLFLMVLLIFSSYILIYLEGHQAGHFSQSNSKGRRTILIHMLQISLHIFPSFIIISRVHQVLVIAVITFLIFSISQFLSPVVYGLRCKQLNKELPRFFPRCFNKRVALEPGASVEHRGSTGTVTSTSGGLSSTRTSHSTGTVTVHMSDGEWDDENKRHIGNHEESTE from the coding sequence ATGAACAGCTCTGATAATCAGCCTCTCCTGGACATGGTGAAGGCATGTGTGCACTCTGTGATGTTCGTGGCTGTAGGCGTGTTCACGTACGTGATCGCGGTGACGGTACGCGGCTCTCCGCATCTTCGCCGTAACGCTCACTACCTCCTGCTGCTGCAGCACTGCATCTGCCTGACGGGCTTCAACGCCATGGGCGGAGTGTTACACGGCCTGCGCGCCCTGCGTCTCCCCATCACCCGCCTCGCCTGCTGGATCCTGTTCGACCTGCAGGTCGTGATGGCACGCGGCCTCATcttcaccctcaccctcatGTGCATGTGCACGTGCCTCTCCGTGCGCTGCCCGCTGCGATACGAAGCGCTGGTGTGCACCTTGTACCGCTGGGTGATATTCGTGATGTGGACACTGGCTCTGATCAATCCGGTGGTGTTTACGGCGTTGGCGTGCGCGCAGCACCCGTGGCGTTACGTGATCTCTCCGGACGTGGAGTGCTCCACGGTTCTGGAGGGTAAAGCGTGCATCATCAGCGCGctcctgctcctcttcctcatggTGCTGCTTATTTTCAGCAGTTACATCCTCATCTATCTGGAGGGTCACCAAGCTGGTCACTTCTCTCAGTCCAACAGTAAAGGACGACGCACCATCCTCATCCACATGCTGCAGATCAGCCTGCACATCTTCCCCTCCTTCATCATTATCTCCCGCGTGCACCAGGTGCTCGTCATTGCGGTCATCACGTTCCTGATCTTCAGCATCTCGCAGTTTCTCAGTCCGGTGGTCTACGGCCTGCGATGCAAGCAGCTCAACAAGGAACTCCCGCGATTCTTCCCTCGCTGCTTTAACAAACGCGTGGCCCTGGAGCCTGGAGCGAGCGTGGAACATCGTGGGAGTACCGGGACAGTCACCAGCACCTCAGGAGGACTGAGCAGCACCAGAACCAGCCACAGCACGGGTACCGTTACTGTCCACATGTCTGACGGCGAGTGGGACGACGAGAACAAACGCCACATCGGCAACCATGAGGAAAGTACAGAGTGA